The Lolium rigidum isolate FL_2022 chromosome 1, APGP_CSIRO_Lrig_0.1, whole genome shotgun sequence region AGCCCGTCGCTCGCGTTGGCGACGGCCAGCGCCTGGGTGTACATCGCCGGCGTGAGGCGCCCCACCGTCGCGCAAACCTCTGACCCCGGCGCGCCCGTGGTGCGGCACACGAAGCCCTGCCACGCctgtggcgcgtcggcggcggggaCCTCGCCGGCGGCGCAGGGGCGGTCGGTGAGGTCCGCGCGGTAGGGGTTGCAGAGCAAGGGCACCGGAGGGCCGGACTGGTTGTAGTAGACAGGCGGGCCGACCTGGGGCGGGACGTTGATGGCGTTGGAGACGTTCGATAGCAGACCGTTGAGCGTGGCGACGAGCTGCTGGTTCACCTCCTTGCTCCTTCGCACGGCGTCGGTGGTCGCCGCCGCGTCCGCGCACGGCAGGATGTCGTCTAGTGCGGTGTTATTCTGCGGGCGGAGAACCCATTCCTCCATGGCCACGCAGGTGTCCCCTACCACGCTGAAAAATGAGCAGAGGCGCCGTCAGCTTCGAATGCATAATTCAGATTTTCAGAAGAAAGAATGTACTTAGTGATTCCCTCCTCTCAATGTTTCTAACAATTTTGACCAAATTGTTCTTCCTACAGATTATTTCTGATCAAGATTCTTTTTGCATgaagatagtgagaaaaagaaatattgaCTGGCTAAATGGAGTGTAGTTTGTCGCCCTAAACATCAAGGATGACATGGAATTCTTAACATTGTGGTCAAGAACATAGCTTTTATAGGTAAATATTTATTCAAACTTCTTACCGAAGATGGATTGTGACAGACTCTTCTAAAGAGAAAATACATAGGCTCACATGCAGTTCTAGGCTGACATACTGACTACGAAGAAATACTCCTTCCATCATGCTCATTCACAATTAAGGATGTAAAATAAAGTTACATAAGAATAAGTGGCTAGGTAATGATACACCCTAGAAATAATATCTAGCTCTGTCAAATAGTATGTGTCATAAAAGCGATATGATCGCTAAGGTGTTGAAAACTTCACCACCAAATATGACATTTAGAAGAGATTTTGTTGATCCTCGGCCAGCATCATGAAATGCTTTGGTAGAACGGCCAGCTTTAGTCCAATTGATGCGAGAGAAAGATGAGTTTCGTTGGAATCAACATAAGAGCGGGAAATTCGCTATGGACTTCGTGTACAAAGCAATAATCCAGCTAGAAGTGTCGGCTAATATAGTACCAAGAAAATTTACAAAATTAAGATTCTGCTAAAAAAATAATTAGGATTTTTGTGTGGTATCTTCGTAGAGGTGTAATCTCACTACACATAATTCAGATTTTCAGAAGAAAGAATGTACTTCAGTGACTCCCTCCTCTCAATGTTTCTCTCTTATTCTTCATAGATTGTAGTATTATATGAgcttcccaacatgattatgatcatatgtaattcctatgtggtggacctttattctatgatatataTGAGACTGGAATATATTTTGTGTAATATGTATTGATTTACATGTACCTCATTCTTAAGTTCTTGTTCTGATCAAACCtttatgcaagaacatgtgtggggagatgtgtgtattagatggagtagaatGGTCGTAGTGACTGAATAGTGAcaataaattcatgatctattatggtttttacctttcttttgctgcctcactagggataaagtaaaTTCATGTGGtatgtttatcatgtgacaattgtgataatcttgtttgttcaaggtagaatatttgatattcaaacatcatgttaaAATACTTAAGGCTATACTATGTTGATTCTTAATTTTAGATTGCTTTAAGTTGATTGCTttaagttttccctttcttgaggagTTTAAGAAAGATttattgcatcatctctatgttatgatgtgatgcccatataagtgcttatcaaacatatattaaagttccaccaatattatgtcaTTGGTAAATTATTAGTactcactacaacttaaaaagagagtagaaaAGTGAATCCATAAACCCCGGTCtatttttaatcataagaaatatCTTTCCAACACTTTTATCATACTTTCTATTTGCTGCAATTTATTAATCCGAAAATGCAAAAATACTTTCtccactttttttttgagaaaaatactTTCTCCACTTAAACACACACGAAACCCAAAAGCCATTATCCCTTTATtgtttttatttagtttgcttagtttatttactttactttactttactttaaatTTCTCTTTTATCTACTATTagtaatacgaaaccttgtgtttGACAATCACACGGTAAAGTTGGAGACACAAGACGAAACTTTGCTTTGCAGAATTGCTGGAAGAGGAGAAAAGATAACTTgagccaattccccgagagtttgatataaaccctcgagtcacccttgtgagaAAAATACGCTTACTACGACACTCTGCTCTCGGAGTCCCACCAAAATGATGACCCCCTCTGTGAGCCTCATCTGTCATTCGCATAGGTTCTACTTTATAGCCGTTACGTAGTGCTGCTAATATATTCGGCAGTTGGCTAAAATATGTGGATCATATGTTTAAaatacttattagggtgggagtaCTTGCCGATATCTGGTCGCTGTGGTTAAGTATAAACAGCAAGGTTTTCAATGATAAAAAATATTCTCTCATGCGAATTATCTACCGATGCACAACTACGTTTCATTCATGGCGGTTTTTATAGTGTGTGGAGAACCGCAACCTGTTTATAGAGGTGCCTACATGGTTGGAAAACACGGCAGGGGCTATTTTTACCAACATGGATGATAATGTAATCTACCGATTGACCCTTCATCACCATAAGTGCCTATGCAATATCTAAGATGATTACTTGTATTGTGCGTTTTGCATGTTTTTATAGAATTTGGGATCAGAGGTAGTGCTAAATTTGGGGTAACTAGTGTAAAAAATGTGAAATTAGGTGTATAAAGTAGAATTCACTCTCTAAATAAAGTAAACTGGAGTGATGTCTAGTTGTATGAAAACAAAGATGCGTAAAGAATGCTTTGCTAATTTGCAACTCTTACTTGTGCAAGAGGAGGAAAACACCCGACAATATAAATGTTGCCGCAACAAGGATCCATCCTAGAAATACTAAGCTGCAAAGTCAACATTTGGATATCTGTTAGTGGTACTCTAATATGAGAAGGTTGTGGTGGAAAAGTAAGAAGAATATCTGATGTCGAGGAGGATGCTGTGCTTACAAGCGAACGACTGACTCCAGCCCAGCCAACGAAAACACTGCAACAAATTGACAAGAGGAAACAAATTGATCGTGGTGACAAGAGGAAACTAAAAATTGTTATGGTAATCACAAGCAGATGAAACATGAACAAGTCGCAAACTGTAAATTACGGCGTGCCGGGCCGCTGTGGATAATCAGATTCATAGTAATTTGACGTGGAACTGTTTGATTTTACAACAATTGCAAAGTTGATTTCTCTAATTTTTATTTGGCAGAGTCACTCAAAATTGTAACGTGAAGAAGTGCAACTTTAGCATCATAGATGCTACTCCAAAGTCCAAACAGCTGAAACGAGAGTAAGTTGCAAAGTTGGCATTCCTAGTTTTTGGCTGACCGAGTCACATAATATTCCAAACttaagaagagcaacttttttgtAAATGGTTTCGCTAATTTTGCGTGGAACTGTTCGATTACTACAGAAAATACGAAAAGGTGGTTTTTCAGATTTTTCAGTTGACCGGGTCACTGAAAATTAGTGAGTCAACAAGTGCACCTTTAGCTTAAATGCTACAGAATTAAAGTTTGTGAGTAGGGTATAATCGGATCCATAGCTTAAATGCTACAGAATTCTCAAACATTTGAGCAAGTTTCAAACAAACAATCCAAAGCATCTTAAAAAGAAAGTTTCTAAGTAATTCATgtcttctttttttttgagagaaaatcATGTGTTCTTTATATCTTAAAGAAGTGCTCACCAAGCCCCAGAAACGCCAAGACCAGCATCACGGCTGCCACACCGATCAGAATCTTCCTCCTGCAATCAAACAAATTGAACCAGTAAaagcaagatcgtcgtcatctatTGTCAGTTTGTCACTACGAGCCATATGATAGTATATACTATGATATACCACTTCtactccggtgctcctcccctgaAAAAAATATGGGCACGTAAAATACAATAATGGTGGAAATCTTTCCATAGATGTTCGTAAGAGGGCTCACGATCGTAATTTGAGTGTAGGTCCACTGTCCGTACAGCCATGTACATGCCGTATGGTCCGCcgttgtgttgtacctcgttttATACGTATCTACGGTCACATGCGTGTGCCGAAATAAGAAAAAATGCTATAAAGATCTTGCTTATGTGATCTCTTCTTTTTCCTTGCGCGGCGTATACACATCGTATCAATATAGACAAGTATACATGGGCTAGACATGAATTTCGGCGGATCCAACATAGGAAAAAATATCAACTATGACCTTTCAACTTAgtttaggggggagcaccggagtagcCCTCATGATATACACGTACATGGTGTCCAGCGCGGTCCGGATCTTGCGCGCGTTGCTAGCGGTGCGCGCGTTGAGCTCGTCCGCCGCCGCGCCCACCCTGGCCGCGACCTCGTCGACCTTCCTCCCGAGGTCGGGCGGCAGCACCGCGGACGCGCCGCCGACCGCCTTGGCCGCCTCGATGAACCCGGCGAACCCTCTCAAACTCGCCGCCGCGTTATCCGACTGGTTCACAACGTAACGCAGCGTCGAGGAGGTGCTGCCGTCCAATTTCCCTTGCCCGTCGTACAGCACCGCGCACCCGATACTGTATTTGAAAAATATGAGTGAAAAATTAATCCATGGTTCGCATGACTGACTAATGGATGGCGGTAAGAATCGGATTGttcgtacatggcggtggcggtgaaggcgaggacgaggaggagggagacGGCGAATTTCTTGCGGGAGTAGGAGTAGTCGCTGATGGTTTTGCCGCGGCAGCACCGGCAGCAGCAGGCCACGAGCCCCGCCAAGGCGAAGGCGACgaaccaggccgccgccgccgcgaacacCGGCGCCGCGCTGAAAGCCACCGACTGCACGAGGCGGCGCCGGCGCATCGACGTACGACGATGGCGTGAGCATAACGTACAGGGTAGAAGCAAAAGCATAAGAGAAGCTGAGCTGAGCTGGAACGGAACCTACCGCGATGTAGTGCCTGTCGCTGATGTTCCATCCGCCGCCGTAGTAGCGGAGCCCGTCCAGCGGGTCCTTCCGCCGCGTCCGCTCCGCCGCTAGCGGCGTCGACGCCGCCCCCGAGCTGACGTACAAGGAcgcgaagacgacgacgaggagcaTCACGATCAGGCAACGCCGGCGAGAGGACCCGGCCATGGCTACGCGCGTGAACTGAAACTCCGAGCAGCAGACGATGCTCAAGTGTATTACGGTTTCACTTGGGAGATTACTTGCGTACAGCAAAGAGAAAGATAAGCTTGCGAAAGTGACTGCAACTCGGAACTGGTCATGGTTAGGTGGTGCAATTAGCAACCCCAAATGACAATACACTGATGATTTGGACGTACGCATGGCATGGAATGAGCCAAGTCTTCGTCTCTGGCCGACGGAAGCACCACGTACACTAAATTTTGGGATTACAAAAACGTCGCCCGTTTCCCGGGTTTCGTCATTTCCAAACGAAACACGCTTTCGATCTGTTTGTGTGCTTCGTCCGGTCTAAACGTATGGCCATCATCCTACACTACACGTCTACACTGCAGAATAAAACAGACCATCCTACACTAAActgcagaagaagaaaaaaagctaTTTTGTACAGGATTCTAAAAAAGTAAGCTAGTATGTACTTTTTGAttggtaaagaaatattttctccCCAGCAAGGTAAACAAGTATGAAAATCTCAAGATGTTGTGCACTGTTTATTTTTTTTACATGTAGATGTTGTGGACGTCAACATCGTCAGCAATATTGGGTTACTGCATTTTTTTTGACAGCAAATCACCTCTTTATTGGATTACCGCATCTTATGCGACCAAGTACGAGAAAAGGTACCACTGTACCAGGTGAGGAAAAACATCCCTTGTTTAAAAGAAGATGGTCTGCTATGCGTTACATCACCAAAGGCATAAGCACAAGTCTCCATTCAAAGATTATGTACCCATCATTCAACGAATCAAATAATGTTATATACTCAAGCAGGTAAGCAACTTGTACATGATAATAACTCAATCCACACACGCTTTGACTATGGACAGTTTGTACAGTTATCTCTCATTACACACAAACCTTCACCAGCCAATGCCAGTTCAAACAGATCAAACATCAGTGACTAACCCTTTGAATCGAATTAATACAAATAACATTAGCCAATGCCAGCTCAACCAGATCAAACATCAGTGACTACCCTTTGAATCGAATTGATACAAATAACATTAGCAACAGAGGAGCCCATAAGAATAGTTGTTTGACCTTTCTGCATCTATATCCATATGATTCAAAAAAGATGATCCGCGCACAGGATGTACAGCTACAACATCTGAATATTGACATTGTCATATTGCTACACTTTTTACAGCAAGAGGCCCCATAGGTACAGCGGGCCCTGCCTAGACGACTAGCCTAAAGCTTGCTTGTGTACACTCCGACTCCAAACACCCGGAAGCAGCCACCAGGCAGAAGAAACAGTCGAGGACCAACCTAAAAAAGAATTTACAGGTGTGCTTTCCCCCCTTGCTCGCTAAAGATCAGCAGGTACAGCAATCTACGTCAGGATGATGATACGGCGCAAAGGTGCTGTATCTTGTTATTGTCCTACCCCTCGATCGCGCTTTccgcatcatcgagcaagtccgCGCTCTCCAAGAGAAGCCTGTCGCATATCTCCAGGAGCTGCTCAGCTAGCGGAGGGATGTGGGGGTGCCGCGAGTCATTGTACAAATGCGCGTTCAATCTGATCTGCGCCACGTCGTGCCTGAACTCGTCCCTGTTTTTGTACTCCATCTTCCTCGCCTTGTCCCTTATCGTGCCAAGGTCCATCGGGCGCAGGATTACGTCATAGTAATCAGGAGCGATTTTCTTCGTCACTGGTTTGAGGAACAATAAGGATATAGAAGTTTGGTCCCTCAGGTGATCAACTATCTTTTCCAATATGTTGGAGAGCTCAACCTGCATTAGGATGCAAACAACCAACTCAGTTCAGATTCCTAGTCTTGCAAATAAACAAACATCGATTGGTTATGTCTGTTCTTTCAGACAGTAGCACAAATAGCTATCATAAAAAAAAACTAGTTGAAAAACTAAAtgataaaaaatattcaaaaaaaatgatggaactgaaatactaagaacagaaaataaaacagatggGATACATAATCCAAGTGATCTTTTCTACGGTCCTGTTCCTTCATCTCTTCACAGAAGCAATACTATTCTGTTGAGACCACATAAATGACTGAGACTCTTTAGTTGAGAAAAAAAGCTAGGGATAATTCTAGGAGGCAGAACATAAAAATGGAGACAAAGCTGGATACCTGGCATTATCAAAGTTTTGGTTACAAGTAACTCTCATCAGAGAAGGGAATCAGCATAAACGGTTAAGGTAAACATTAATAAAACAACGCATACTTCCACCAAACATGAGCGAAAAGAAGTACCTCTCCTCCTCGGCGCCGCTTGGCCGATGGAGCATATTCTGCCATATCAGCTGGAGTACGTCTCTTTGCTGCTCGATTCCTTTCAGGTACCTTTCTGTCATTTCTATATGGCCGGTGATCCAGAACGTCGTCATctcgaaattcatgttttttctttttcttgtttttcttctttGCCTTCTGGAGCTCTTCCTCCCTGCTTGCTTCATACATCCTAGCTTCAACTAACCTCTGTTCCTGtctctctcgctgctcttgaaaaGCTCTCCAGGATTCATCATTTCCCATTACTTTGTTTTTTCTATTACCCTCCGAACCCAACCTACCAGAGGAATTCATCTGGCTGGGCTCTCCAGCAAACCAATGATCTTCCTCTCGGTTAGCCTTCTCTAAGGTTGATAACTCAGCAATTTTCCTTATCTTTCTGGGCTCCTGGCCACTCCTAATGTCAATAGCTCTTTGCTGGTCTACATGCCCCTTAGGCTGCTTGATAATGACCTTCTTACGAGGTGCATCCTTCTCTGCTTCAGCAGGAGGACGTATTACAACTGATGGCTTAGGAGTATCAGGAGGATAATCTTCAGATTTAATCTTATTGAATATTTTAATCTTGCCCACTTTTCCAGTAGATTTCAAATCTGTAGCATCCATTGTACGTTTATCAGAAACCGAAGAACCTGCGACTGACATGCTCCTCTCCAAGAACTTGTCAGGTGGCCCACATCTGAATTTTACTGGTTTGATCTTTTCAATGCTTTCTGGTCCCTCAGTTTCAGGAACTTCGGGTGAAACCTTGGCTACCAACCTCTTGCTTGGTGCCTTTGTTTGAACATGACTCACGACATCAAGAGGATTATGTCTGAAGGAAATGGCATCCATTTCTGAGGTTTCTGGATCCTCCCCATACTTGGGGCACAGTTTGTTGGTCCGCATGTGTCCAAGCTAAGCAATAACAATGTGACATACaaagttaggaaacaatatttcCAGAGCACAAGTAATTCAATCTACTATGCCTACCTGACCACAAGCTCCACATACAAGACTGTCACCCCTCGCTCCCTGCCTCTTCTCCTTAAAATAAAAAAGGCATGCCACATAAGAACCAAGAACGGAAGATAAGATCAGCATTATACTAAATGCTACTCCTATTAAAACAAGTTGACAAGTTCAACccatgaaccatagatttgtcaaGACAAGTCAATTAGTCTACACAGCAACATTCAAACCTAACTTGCAGGTATCTGGCAAAGCAAAGAAACACTTCAGAGCAGCATTAGCGTGAATTGCCACAAGagcacaaacatgaattttggcaCCTCTCTAATTCAGCTAGTTATTGTCATAGTGGACAGAACATCAGTATTATGTTCAACGACGTCGGCCGAAACCAGATAGTGTAGGTAATGAGGGTGATTCACCTTTGAGAGTTGAGAAACCAGATAGTGTAGGGAATGAGGGTGGTTCAACTTTGAGAGTTGAGGGATGTAAAGTGGAAGTTTTTGGATTTAAGGGCATTTCTTAGAGTTGGGCTAGAGTTGGATGGGGAAACTGACTGCCCCATTGTTTATCATTATTACCTGATTTTCTCTCGGGAAATTATCCAATGTGAAGTAC contains the following coding sequences:
- the LOC124662725 gene encoding uncharacterized protein LOC124662725, yielding MAGSSRRRCLIVMLLVVVFASLYVSSGAASTPLAAERTRRKDPLDGLRYYGGGWNISDRHYIASVAFSAAPVFAAAAAWFVAFALAGLVACCCRCCRGKTISDYSYSRKKFAVSLLLVLAFTATAIIGCAVLYDGQGKLDGSTSSTLRYVVNQSDNAAASLRGFAGFIEAAKAVGGASAVLPPDLGRKVDEVAARVGAAADELNARTASNARKIRTALDTMRKILIGVAAVMLVLAFLGLVFSLAGLESVVRFLVFLGWILVAATFILSGVFLLLHNVVGDTCVAMEEWVLRPQNNTALDDILPCADAAATTDAVRRSKEVNQQLVATLNGLLSNVSNAINVPPQVGPPVYYNQSGPPVPLLCNPYRADLTDRPCAAGEVPAADAPQAWQGFVCRTTGAPGSEVCATVGRLTPAMYTQALAVANASDGLVGYGPVLAGLADCTFVRRTFETVVADSCPGLRRYSGRVYQALLAVAAGVMAVVVAWLVHSRERRRRREAVRFRVSPYRLPIDEKSLLKSPRRPYRRAESNGGFMTR